The Nitrosarchaeum sp. genomic sequence TGTAACTGCTACCCAGAATGCAGATCTAATCTTTATTTCATCAGATCATAAAATTTACTCTAAACTTGATTCAAAATCATTTTCAAAAGGAAAAAAATTGATTTTGTTTTTTGACGGACGAAATGTCCTCAATCCAAAGTTGTTTTCATCTGTAATGCTTAATACAATTGGAATCGGCAAAAACTGATTTTTATTGTTGTTTTTGATCAGGGATTTTTTCATAATTTATTCTGAAAAGTTTAAAGTAAATGTCGTGTCCTTTCTCTTTTGAATCATATTCTTTAGTCAAATAATCATATTTTTCTTCATTTTCAAATACATCGTTTAGAAATGCTGGATTGTTATCTTCTTTTACTACTATGTGAGTTATTTTTTCAACTAAAAAGGATCTTCCGAACCTATCTTCATGATATCCACTTGATGTTAATAATTCCTCCATGGAATTTGTCCCTCTTATCTGTACTATTGCTGTATTTGTTGATATTTCTGCCCAAGTCCTTGGAAAATTATTCATTTGACTAATTCCAGCAGAGAAAACATACCCTGATTCTGGTTCAAAATTATTTATTACTGCATTTGAAGGGATCATTTCTCTCATAATCTCATATACTGCATTCTCATGATCTCTGTCAATATCTTTCCAAATCAGAAATAATGGAGAAGAAATTGCAATCAACACAACTAAGCTAATTAGCGAAATTTTAAAAAATCTATTCTTATTCTCATATATCCATCTAAAAAGAAATAACGCTAGTAATGCAAAAATTGGATACAAAGGAAACAGATATCTCGTATCTGACGCAAATGAAAATGCATAGATTGCTGGCAAAATAATAAAAAAGCCAATACTGAGCACAAATTTGATAATTTTTCTATCCTTTATCATTAATACAAACCCAATTGGGACAACAAAGATCAACATTGGAATTTGAGACCATCCAAGAAACTTGAACATGTTAAGCAATCCTGTAGAAATAAGATTGATCGTACTACCGTACATCTTGATTTCCGGACTATCTGTTAGATCTTTAGTGCTGTCATTTACACGAGACAAAAAGCTATCAGAACCCGACTCATTCATTCTCAAAATTCCTACTGCTGAAATAATTAAAATAAAAATTAACACTGAAACCGAAACATGAAAAATTTTTTCTTTGTTAATTGAATTTTTTAGAAAAAACACTAAAACAAATGCAGGTAATAAAAATAGTCCTTCAATTCTCACTGTAGACGCTAATGCAATTGCTATAAAAGCCAAATAATTTTTCTTATAACTTGAACTTAATATGAGAACCATGCCGATAACTATCAACAAAATGTATAACGGATCCGTAATTCCAAAAGTTGAATTCTGAATTATTCTTGGTTCAAAGACAAAGATTAAACTTCCCAATAATGCAAATTTTTCATCAAAAAATTTTCTGCAAAGAAAATAAATAGGAATTGCAGTTAGTGAAGAAATCACAACTGATAAAATTCTTTGCAATGCCATATAATCCAAAAAATTATTTGAATTATACAATGAGAAGAAAAAACTTACAAAAAGTGGCCAACCGTTATTGGAAACTTGCATAGTTGAGTTTTGTCCTAAGCTATGATCTATGGCATACATAAAATATGCAAAATTATCTGAATTCAATGGAATTTCAAATGGAACAAAAAGAAATCTAATTGTTATTCCAATTGCAATAATTGTAGGTAAAACTATGATTGGATTTTTGATATTGGGATTTTTTGCATATTTTAAATTCAATACACTCAATTTAGTTGATAGGCTTAAAACAATATGGATAATTTGAACCCATAAAATTAAATTAATTATGCTATTTATTCAAGAAAAAACTATGGAATTCATTTTTTTAATTAATTTAATGATTTATTCAAAATAATCTCGAATGATGTTTAAATAATGATTAGATTCTGTTTTAATTATGAAATATAAGCAGATTCTACTTACTAGACCCCCCACAGGGTCAAATGCTTTACAAGGTGGCTCTGATGCAGATCCTCATCCACAACCTCCATTGGGCTTGGCTTATCTTGCGGGAGTTCTTGAAAGACTACCCGATGTAAATGTACTAGATATTCTTGATGGTAATTTCTCAAAAAATTATGTTTATGATGTAAAAATGGCAGTAAAAAAACACAATCCTGATCTAGTTGGATTTAGTGCATTTACTCCTTTTGCAAATCCTGCTTTGGAAGCTGCAACTGCTGTAAAAGAAGTCAATCCATCAATTCTTACTGTTTTAGGAGGACCACATGCTGTTTTAGCTGATGTTACTATGAGAAAATGCCCTGCATTAGATGTAATCGTATATGATGAAGGTGAAGGACAAATCGAAGAGATTGTTAGTGGAAAATCTCTTTCTGATGTAGCTGGCTTGTTTATCCGAAAAGAAGGAAAAGTAGTACCAACAGCACCGCGATCATATATAGATAATATGGATTCATTGCCATATCCTGCTTATCATAAATTGCCACATTTTCCTGACGGTTATCACCCACATCCTCCAAAGAGTACTGGAAAAAAATGGTCTAGTATTATGTGGTCTCGTGGTTGTCCCTTTTTCTGCAATTACTGTAATAGAGAAAATAGTTTTGGATTAAAATTTAGAAACCAGTCTCCTGAATATGTAGTTGATCATATCAAATATCTTCATTCAGAATATGGAATTGAAGAATTAACTTTCTATGATGATGTGATGTCTCTTAATAGAAAAGCAACTATGACATTAATGAAGGCGATGAATCCTGAAAAACTAGGTTTCAAGCTAGATTGGGATGCTGAAACTCGTGTAGATCTAGTTGACAAAGAATTGCTATTGGAAATGAAAAAAGCAGGATGCAGGATGATCTCTTATGGAATAGAACATGGCGTATTCATTCATGAAATTAAAGGTGGCAGAGCGACTCTCAAGCAAGCCGAAGATGCTGTAAGATGGACACATGAGGCTGGAATTCAGACTGTTGGATATTATATGATTGGGTTGCCACAAGAAACAGAAGAGACAATCAAGAAAACAATTGAATTTGCAAAAAAATTAGATTGTACATATGCACAGTTTGCAATAACCATGCCGTTTCCTGGTAACAAGCTGTATGATGAAGCCATAAAGTCTGGCTTGATTCAACTAGATGATACTTGGGACAAGTTTGTCTATGCCGGTGTTGGTTCTGGTGGAATACAAGCTCCAGTTTTAACTACAAATGCATTATCTGCCAAAGATTTAGCATATTGGGCAAAAAGGGCATACCGTGAATATTATTTCAGACCTTCTTACATACTCAAAAAACTACTTAGTGTTAAAAGTTTCAAAGATTTTGCAATGTATTACAATGGTTACAAGATGTTGAAAAAAGATACCAAGTGATTAATTTGAAAATTACTGTAGGGATTCCGGCGTATAATGAAGAAAAAAATATTGCTTCAATAATTGAAAATTTAAGCAAAATTGCAGATACAGTAATTGTTTGCAATGACGGTTCTAGTGATAATACTGGAAGAATAGCTGAAAAAATGGGGGCAATTGTAATTAATCATGAAAGGAACTTGGGATATGGTGGCGCCATACGATCACTCTTTCTTAAAGCTAGAGAACTAGAAAGTGATGTTCTAGTTACAATGGACTCTGATGGTCAACATAGAATCTCTGATGTATTACCTGTTGCAGAACCAATCACTAAAAACCAAGCAGATCTAGTTATTGGTTCAAGATTCCTTGAGGGAAATCAGGAAAACATTCCAAAATACAGGAAAATTGGAATAAAAATGATTACTAAACTTGCTAATGCTTCCTTAGAAGAATCCGTCACTGACTCTCAAAGTGGCTTTAGAGCATACAGCAAAAACGTTCTTTTGACAATTACTCCATCAGAGCAAGGTATGGGAGTATCCAATGAAATTCTTATGAAAGCAAGTAAAAGCGGGTTTAAAATTGCAGAGGTGCCAATAGTTGTATCATATGAAGGCAAAACCTCTACACAACATCCCGTTTCGCATGGTGTATCTGTAACACTTAGTACGCTAAAATTTATCTCAATTGAGCATCCTTTGAAATTCTATGGAATTCCAGGGCTGATTTTTTTTGGAATAGGACTGATATTTACAATTATGACGATTCAGGGATTCACAGAAACAAGACAAATTCTATTGAGTGCTGCTGTAATTGGTGTTGGCACAATAATTTTTGGCACCGTTTTACTTATGACTTCTATCATTTTATATTCAATAGTAAATCTCGTACGAGAAAACTCTTCCAAGTGATTTTATGAAAATTCTTGTTACTGGCGGAGCTGGCTTTGTAGGTTCACATTTGACTGAATTATTGGTTTCAAAGAATCATTTTCCAATAATCGTTGACAATCTAAACAGTGGTCTTTACTCTAATATCAAAAAATTCGTAGATTCAAAAAAAGCTCAATTCATCAAATGTGATATTCGAGATTTCAAAAAAGTCATGGAGCTTCCTAAAGTTGATGCTGTAATTCATTTAGCGGCAATAGCTAGTGTAGTGGAATCAATAAGTAATCCAATTTTTGTAAATGATGTAAATGTTAATGGTACTTTGAATGTTCTTGAATTTTGTAGAAAAAAGAAAATCAAAAAACTTGTTTTTACATCATCTGCTGCAATCTATGGAGATTATGAGAAAAAAATAACCGAAACATCACCTACAATTCCTACTTCTGTTTATGGTTCTACCAAGCTGACCGGTGAGCAATACTGTAAAATTTATTCGAATCTATTTGGAATCAATATTACGGCATTAAGACCATTTAACATTTACGGACCTCGTCAAAACGATGCATATGCTGGAGTGATCTCCAAATTCATAGATAGATTAAACGAAAACAAATCTCCCATAATATTTGGAAACGGAAAACAGACAAGGGACTTTATTCACGTTGATGATGTTGCACAAGCGTTTTACTTGGCTTTAAAATACAAAAAGAAATCTTTTGATGTCTTTAACTTGGCAACTGGAAAATCTACTTCAATTAATGAACTGTCTGAAATTTTCCTCTTAGCAGCAAACAAGCCAAGACTAAAAACAATACACAAAAAATCAATTCCTGGTGTAGTTGTTCATAGCTCCACAAATCCAAATAAAATCAAACAAAACTTGCACTTTACCCCAACTATTGGCCTTAAAGATGGAATCACAAAGTTCGTAAAATCTCAAACTTGTAATTCAAAAATGATGAATTAGTAGCTTCATAAAATATTTGTAAATATGGAATCTAACTAAATAGTTGTAACTATTGTTGCATCAAAACACAAAATACTATAAAACAACATATTTCTTTACTAAAACATGAATATTTTAATAATTCATGAAGTTGATTGGATAAAGAAAGTTACGTACGAAATCCATCATTTATCAGAGCTCTTTTCTTTAAAGGGTCACAATGTTTATGCAATAGACATTCCAGATCCAGGAAAATCATCAAATAAAGAAACTAAAGATGTAGACAACTATCATAGAATATATGAAAAATCGTCTGTTAAACTTTTGAGAACTCCTGTAATACCTCTTAAAGGTTTGAATCGTATCTCTGCTTATTTTACATCATATCGTTTTATTAAAAAAACTTTGCAAGATTACAATGTTGATATTGTATTATTGTATTCCATTGTAACAAACGCAAAAGCTACAATAAAAGCATGTAAAGAATCTAACATTCCTATTGTCCATAGAACATTTGATGTTGTTCATGATTTGATTGATGAAAAATACTTGAAGAATATAGTTTTAAAATTTGAAAAATCTGCATATCCAGAATTTGATGAAGTGATAGCAAATACGCCATTTATGAAAAAATGGTCTGAAGATATGAAATCAAAACATGTCATCGTAATTCCACAAGGAGTTGATCCAAATATCATGAAACCTTTACCTAAAGATTTAGAATTGCAAAAAAATCTCCAGATTTCTGACCAAAATAGAGTTGTAATGTATCTAGGCAGTATACATTCAATTTCTGGATTACCTATAATTCTAAATTCCATTCCTAACATTGTCCAAAAAATTCCTCATTTCAAATTACTTGTTGTAGGTGGAGGCGCTCACCTTGAAAATCTCAAAGAAATATCAAAAAAATTAGGAATACAGGACAAAGTTGTATTTACAGACTATGTGCCTTACTTGCATATTCCTCGATATTGCAGTCTTGCAGAATTGTGCATTAACCCATTTGAAATTACTGACATGACAAAAAAATTATCTCCAGTTAAAATTTTTGATCTTTTGGCATGTGGCAAACCCATCTTGGCAACTCCTTTAGAAGGATTATTGTATGATTTTCCAGAGGAATCAAAAATATTGATTTATGCTAACTTGGAGCAATTTGAGTCTCAAATAATTTCATTATTGAATAACGAATCTTTAGAAAGTTTTGGAAATAAAGGCAGAGAATATGTTGAGGCTAATTATACTTGGGAAAACGTTGCAAATAGATTTTTAAAAGAATTTGAAACTTTTCTGAATTGATAGTGTTTCATCAATAACTTTTTAATTCACATATGAAGAGAGCCGATATCTAATGAAAATAATGTCTATTTTTGGAACGAGACCAGAAATAATCCGTTTAAGTAGAATCTTTGCATTGTTAGATAAAAATTTTGAACATGTAATGGTTAACACAAGTCAGAATTACACTAGAGAATTAAATTCAGTTTTTTTTGATGATCTCGATATTAGAAAACCTGATTATGATTTAAAAGTAAACACTGAAGCATATGGGATAGAAGTAGCTGACGTTATTGTTAAAACAGAAAAACTTCTTAAAAAAGAAAATCCAGACATATTGTTAATTCTAGGTGATACTAACAGTGGTCTTTCTGCAATTCCAGCTGCACACCAAGGAATAAAAATCGCTCATCTTGAAGCAGGCATGCGAAGCTATGATCTTAGAATGCCTGAAGAAAAAAACCGTGTCATGATTGATCATCTCTCTACTGTATTGTTGCCATACACTCCTTATTCCCGAGAAAATCTAATTAGAGAAAATATTCATCCAAGTAAAATCTTTGTTGTAGGAAATCCAATAATTGAGGTAATAGATCACTATATGCCTAAAATTGAGAAAAGTAAAATATTTCAAAAACTAAAAATCAAAAAAAATGAATACTTTTTGGTCACAGCACATCGAAGTGAAAACGTTGATAACTTAAAATCATTAAAGAATATTTTTTCTGGTCTTGAAAGAATTCACAAAAAATTTGGCAAAAAAATCATTTATCCTATCCATCCTAGAACAACTAGCAAAATGAAAAATATTGAGATCCCAAAAGGAGTTGAATTAATTGATCCTTTGGGATTTTTTGATTTTACTTATTTGGAAAAAAATGCTTTTTGCTTGCTTACTGATTCTGGAACAGTTCCTGAAGAGACACTTTATTTCAAGAAACCATGTGTAACAATAAGGGAAAGCACAGAAAGGCCAGAAATCATTGAAGCGGGTTCTAACATATTGTCTGGTTTAGAGCCTGAAAACATACTTCGAGCTACAGCATCTATTACTTCGGGAAAACCAGATTGGCAATGGAATGAGGCACTTGGTGACGGAAAGACTGCAAGAAAAGTCATCAATATTTTACACGGAAAACTTTACTGAACATTTTTTATACCTACAATCTGGTATTATTCTAAATGACCGTACTGATTACTGGAGTTACCGGCGTATTAGGTTCTGAATTAAAAAAATTATTTCCAAATTCTATTTCACCTGAACATAAAGATTTTGATATCTGTGATAAGAATCAAGTTGATTCTCTTTTCAATAAAGAAAAGTTTGATCTTGTAATTCACACTGCTGCATACACAACAGTAAGGGGTTGTGAAGAAAATAAAGAATTAGCAATGAAAATAAATGTAGAGGGAACAAAAAACTTGGTTAATGCCATATTAAAATTTTCACTAAATACAAAATTTGTTTACATCAGTACAGCATGTGTTTTTGATGGACACTCAGAAATGTATGCAGAAAGTTCTATTCCACATCCTGAAAATTTTTATGCGTTAACTAAGTTATTAGGCGAATCCGAAGCACAAAGAATACCGAATCACATTATAGTTCGAACAAATTTTGTTGGGAAGAAAAAATGGCCATATCCAGGTGCTTTTACAGATCGATTTGGAACGTATATCTTTGCAGATAAAGTTGCATATGGAATTAAAGAAATCTGTGAAAATAATTTAGAGGGTATAATCCATATTGTTGGCGATAAGAAAATTTCAATGTTTGATTTAGCAAAAATAACAACTCCTGATGTAAAACCCATGACATTAGATGATTATACAGGTCCTCCACTTACAATTGATATGAGCCTTGATACTGAAAGATGGAAGAAATACAAGCTTGAGTAGTTAATCTGGTATTATGAAAAAATTAAGAATAATGTGGTTGCATTCTCATTTGAGTCTACCTGGTGGAGGTGTAAAATACGTTTTAGAGGTCATTCGTGAATTATCTAAAAATCATGATGTGGATCTATATGTCCAAAAAGCACTACCCCAATTTGAAAAACAATTCAAAGATGCTGGAATAAATCTTCTAACAATGAGCAAATATTCTACAGGTGATATTTTATTCTGGTTCAATTTTTCAAGACAGATTAAAAATGAAATAAAATTTTTAAAAAATCAAGCTAAAAATTATGATGTGGTGATTTCATCAATGTTTCCTATGAACATTATATCAAATTCTTTGAATTTACCTCATCTACAAAGCTGTTTTCAACCATTTGCTTTTTTCTGGGATCCGCTTATGATAAAAAAACTACCTATTTTAAAGAGATTATTCCTATACTTCCTTAGATCTAAATTTGGAAAATTAGATATTGATTCAACGAACCAATCTCATAAAATTTTAACAATCAATAACGGTTCAAAAAACTCTATCTTACAAATTTATCATAAAGATTCCATTCCTACATTTATGGGAGTAGATGTACATGAAGTTAATCTGGAAATAGAAAAAAAATATGTTGGAAAGAAAATTATATTGCATAGTACAGATTGGACACCGTTAAAGAAAACATCTTGGTTAATACAACAATTCCATTTGATTCAGAAAAAATATCCAGATGTAGTATTATTAATTACTGAGCCAAAAATTGATCCTACACTAAAAAGACTGGAATTAGAAAAAATCAAAAAAGACGCTATTAAAAACATTGAATTTTTAGGTACTGTTCCATCTGATATGTTACATCAATATTATGCCCTAGCTGATATGGTTGTTTATCCTGGATTTGGAAGCGGTATCACAACTAGTCTATTTGTTTTGGAGTGTATGGCATATGAGACTCCTGCAATCGTTTCTAATGATGCTTCTGAAGATGTAGAAAATGGTAAAACAGGATTAGTTTTTAACACAGATGATGAATTTCAAAAATGCATACTTACTTTATTGTCAAATGATGATATGCGTCTGACCCTTGGAAAGCAAGCAAGAACATACGTATTGCAAAAACATTCATGGCCAAATGTTGCCAAAATTTTTGAAACTCAATGTTTAGAAATAATCCAAAAATAATGAAAAAAGCTAAGACCCT encodes the following:
- a CDS encoding ArnT family glycosyltransferase; this encodes MNLKYAKNPNIKNPIIVLPTIIAIGITIRFLFVPFEIPLNSDNFAYFMYAIDHSLGQNSTMQVSNNGWPLFVSFFFSLYNSNNFLDYMALQRILSVVISSLTAIPIYFLCRKFFDEKFALLGSLIFVFEPRIIQNSTFGITDPLYILLIVIGMVLILSSSYKKNYLAFIAIALASTVRIEGLFLLPAFVLVFFLKNSINKEKIFHVSVSVLIFILIISAVGILRMNESGSDSFLSRVNDSTKDLTDSPEIKMYGSTINLISTGLLNMFKFLGWSQIPMLIFVVPIGFVLMIKDRKIIKFVLSIGFFIILPAIYAFSFASDTRYLFPLYPIFALLALFLFRWIYENKNRFFKISLISLVVLIAISSPLFLIWKDIDRDHENAVYEIMREMIPSNAVINNFEPESGYVFSAGISQMNNFPRTWAEISTNTAIVQIRGTNSMEELLTSSGYHEDRFGRSFLVEKITHIVVKEDNNPAFLNDVFENEEKYDYLTKEYDSKEKGHDIYFKLFRINYEKIPDQKQQ
- a CDS encoding B12-binding domain-containing radical SAM protein encodes the protein MKYKQILLTRPPTGSNALQGGSDADPHPQPPLGLAYLAGVLERLPDVNVLDILDGNFSKNYVYDVKMAVKKHNPDLVGFSAFTPFANPALEAATAVKEVNPSILTVLGGPHAVLADVTMRKCPALDVIVYDEGEGQIEEIVSGKSLSDVAGLFIRKEGKVVPTAPRSYIDNMDSLPYPAYHKLPHFPDGYHPHPPKSTGKKWSSIMWSRGCPFFCNYCNRENSFGLKFRNQSPEYVVDHIKYLHSEYGIEELTFYDDVMSLNRKATMTLMKAMNPEKLGFKLDWDAETRVDLVDKELLLEMKKAGCRMISYGIEHGVFIHEIKGGRATLKQAEDAVRWTHEAGIQTVGYYMIGLPQETEETIKKTIEFAKKLDCTYAQFAITMPFPGNKLYDEAIKSGLIQLDDTWDKFVYAGVGSGGIQAPVLTTNALSAKDLAYWAKRAYREYYFRPSYILKKLLSVKSFKDFAMYYNGYKMLKKDTK
- a CDS encoding glycosyltransferase family 2 protein; the protein is MINLKITVGIPAYNEEKNIASIIENLSKIADTVIVCNDGSSDNTGRIAEKMGAIVINHERNLGYGGAIRSLFLKARELESDVLVTMDSDGQHRISDVLPVAEPITKNQADLVIGSRFLEGNQENIPKYRKIGIKMITKLANASLEESVTDSQSGFRAYSKNVLLTITPSEQGMGVSNEILMKASKSGFKIAEVPIVVSYEGKTSTQHPVSHGVSVTLSTLKFISIEHPLKFYGIPGLIFFGIGLIFTIMTIQGFTETRQILLSAAVIGVGTIIFGTVLLMTSIILYSIVNLVRENSSK
- a CDS encoding NAD-dependent epimerase/dehydratase family protein, whose translation is MKILVTGGAGFVGSHLTELLVSKNHFPIIVDNLNSGLYSNIKKFVDSKKAQFIKCDIRDFKKVMELPKVDAVIHLAAIASVVESISNPIFVNDVNVNGTLNVLEFCRKKKIKKLVFTSSAAIYGDYEKKITETSPTIPTSVYGSTKLTGEQYCKIYSNLFGINITALRPFNIYGPRQNDAYAGVISKFIDRLNENKSPIIFGNGKQTRDFIHVDDVAQAFYLALKYKKKSFDVFNLATGKSTSINELSEIFLLAANKPRLKTIHKKSIPGVVVHSSTNPNKIKQNLHFTPTIGLKDGITKFVKSQTCNSKMMN
- a CDS encoding glycosyltransferase family 4 protein, with protein sequence MNILIIHEVDWIKKVTYEIHHLSELFSLKGHNVYAIDIPDPGKSSNKETKDVDNYHRIYEKSSVKLLRTPVIPLKGLNRISAYFTSYRFIKKTLQDYNVDIVLLYSIVTNAKATIKACKESNIPIVHRTFDVVHDLIDEKYLKNIVLKFEKSAYPEFDEVIANTPFMKKWSEDMKSKHVIVIPQGVDPNIMKPLPKDLELQKNLQISDQNRVVMYLGSIHSISGLPIILNSIPNIVQKIPHFKLLVVGGGAHLENLKEISKKLGIQDKVVFTDYVPYLHIPRYCSLAELCINPFEITDMTKKLSPVKIFDLLACGKPILATPLEGLLYDFPEESKILIYANLEQFESQIISLLNNESLESFGNKGREYVEANYTWENVANRFLKEFETFLN
- the wecB gene encoding non-hydrolyzing UDP-N-acetylglucosamine 2-epimerase yields the protein MKIMSIFGTRPEIIRLSRIFALLDKNFEHVMVNTSQNYTRELNSVFFDDLDIRKPDYDLKVNTEAYGIEVADVIVKTEKLLKKENPDILLILGDTNSGLSAIPAAHQGIKIAHLEAGMRSYDLRMPEEKNRVMIDHLSTVLLPYTPYSRENLIRENIHPSKIFVVGNPIIEVIDHYMPKIEKSKIFQKLKIKKNEYFLVTAHRSENVDNLKSLKNIFSGLERIHKKFGKKIIYPIHPRTTSKMKNIEIPKGVELIDPLGFFDFTYLEKNAFCLLTDSGTVPEETLYFKKPCVTIRESTERPEIIEAGSNILSGLEPENILRATASITSGKPDWQWNEALGDGKTARKVINILHGKLY
- a CDS encoding SDR family oxidoreductase; translated protein: MTVLITGVTGVLGSELKKLFPNSISPEHKDFDICDKNQVDSLFNKEKFDLVIHTAAYTTVRGCEENKELAMKINVEGTKNLVNAILKFSLNTKFVYISTACVFDGHSEMYAESSIPHPENFYALTKLLGESEAQRIPNHIIVRTNFVGKKKWPYPGAFTDRFGTYIFADKVAYGIKEICENNLEGIIHIVGDKKISMFDLAKITTPDVKPMTLDDYTGPPLTIDMSLDTERWKKYKLE
- a CDS encoding glycosyltransferase family 4 protein — its product is MSLPGGGVKYVLEVIRELSKNHDVDLYVQKALPQFEKQFKDAGINLLTMSKYSTGDILFWFNFSRQIKNEIKFLKNQAKNYDVVISSMFPMNIISNSLNLPHLQSCFQPFAFFWDPLMIKKLPILKRLFLYFLRSKFGKLDIDSTNQSHKILTINNGSKNSILQIYHKDSIPTFMGVDVHEVNLEIEKKYVGKKIILHSTDWTPLKKTSWLIQQFHLIQKKYPDVVLLITEPKIDPTLKRLELEKIKKDAIKNIEFLGTVPSDMLHQYYALADMVVYPGFGSGITTSLFVLECMAYETPAIVSNDASEDVENGKTGLVFNTDDEFQKCILTLLSNDDMRLTLGKQARTYVLQKHSWPNVAKIFETQCLEIIQK